One Thermus sp. CCB_US3_UF1 DNA window includes the following coding sequences:
- a CDS encoding MFS transporter, which produces MRLAVLLSGVALYSALYAVVPLLPLLERLFLAPPGAAGPGMGLPLLLLVLLSPLVPRLPWPAGRLLGGGLVLVGLGGVLGALSPSLALWTFARLLQGVGAALVPALAIALVPLLFPQRALEMAGVYMAGNVLGGGLGRVLAGLLAEGVGVRGALLSLSLPALLLGLLLVRAPGGLPPLGRPQYDLSALPLYGVGSILLFLNLFLANLLPYRLLELGFRPGEVGLVYLAYLFGIPGSALSGMLARRLGAVATFRLAFLLVLLGLGLLLFPPPWLVLGFVLMMAALFTAQSLASGAAGRRGAGVSGTYVAGFYLGGTLAGLLYPLFLHSFPLAVGVGALLALLALLLAPVR; this is translated from the coding sequence CTTTCTTGCCCCCCCCGGGGCGGCGGGCCCGGGCATGGGCCTCCCCCTCCTCCTCCTGGTCCTCCTCTCCCCCCTGGTGCCCCGCCTGCCCTGGCCGGCGGGGAGGCTTCTGGGCGGGGGGCTGGTCCTGGTGGGGCTTGGGGGGGTATTGGGGGCCCTGAGCCCCAGCCTTGCCCTTTGGACCTTCGCCCGCCTCCTCCAGGGGGTGGGGGCGGCCCTGGTGCCCGCCTTGGCCATCGCCCTGGTGCCCCTTCTCTTTCCCCAAAGGGCCCTGGAGATGGCCGGGGTGTACATGGCGGGGAACGTCCTGGGAGGGGGCCTGGGCCGGGTGCTGGCCGGCCTTCTGGCGGAAGGGGTGGGGGTGCGGGGAGCTCTCCTCAGCCTCTCCCTCCCCGCCCTCCTCTTAGGCCTCCTCCTGGTGCGCGCCCCCGGGGGGCTTCCCCCCTTGGGCCGGCCCCAGTACGACCTCTCCGCCCTCCCCCTGTATGGCGTGGGGAGCATCCTCCTCTTCCTCAACCTCTTCCTGGCCAACCTCCTCCCCTACCGCCTCCTGGAGCTGGGTTTCCGCCCGGGAGAGGTGGGGCTTGTGTACCTGGCCTACCTCTTCGGCATCCCGGGAAGCGCCCTCTCCGGGATGCTGGCCCGGCGGCTGGGGGCGGTGGCCACCTTCCGCCTGGCCTTCCTCCTGGTCCTGTTGGGCCTGGGGCTCCTCCTCTTCCCGCCCCCCTGGCTGGTCCTGGGCTTCGTCCTGATGATGGCCGCCCTCTTCACCGCCCAGAGCCTGGCCTCGGGGGCGGCGGGACGGCGGGGGGCAGGGGTGAGCGGGACCTACGTGGCGGGCTTCTACCTGGGAGGGACCCTGGCGGGCCTCCTTTACCCCCTTTTCCTCCACAGCTTCCCCCTGGCCGTGGGGGTGGGGGCGCTTCTGGCCCTTCTGGCCCTCCTCCTCGCCCCCGTGCGCTGA
- a CDS encoding DUF5639 domain-containing protein, producing MDLHAADQYLVAPAETGLLAVYARLEGTGLYPPFPPVELPGGVGGLLARGGFAQTFFFPAEVLGLTFRTPKGRVVRAGGVVVKNVQGYDLVRPFVGSFGLLGEALEAVFRLRPGRASAFLRRPFSGTFPALSPTPRFLFALEEEGRWWLYAFHFGPSREVARFREAFAGEEAGPLDLRPRFPRGMGVGEGPLRDLRFSWQDGGEAPKPSPLFQRLAEAL from the coding sequence ATGGACCTCCACGCCGCCGACCAGTACCTGGTGGCCCCGGCGGAAACGGGGCTCCTAGCCGTCTACGCCCGCCTCGAGGGCACGGGGCTTTACCCGCCCTTTCCCCCGGTGGAGCTCCCCGGAGGGGTAGGGGGGCTTCTCGCCCGGGGCGGGTTCGCCCAGACCTTCTTCTTTCCCGCCGAGGTCCTGGGCCTCACCTTCCGCACCCCCAAGGGGCGGGTGGTGCGGGCCGGGGGGGTGGTGGTGAAGAACGTGCAGGGGTACGACCTGGTGCGCCCCTTCGTGGGGAGCTTCGGGCTTCTGGGGGAGGCCCTGGAGGCGGTCTTCCGCCTGCGACCAGGGCGGGCCTCGGCCTTCCTTAGGCGGCCTTTTTCCGGGACCTTTCCTGCCCTTTCCCCCACCCCCCGCTTCCTCTTCGCCCTGGAGGAGGAGGGAAGGTGGTGGCTTTACGCCTTCCACTTCGGCCCCTCTCGGGAGGTGGCCCGCTTCCGGGAAGCCTTCGCCGGGGAGGAGGCCGGGCCCTTAGACCTCCGCCCCCGCTTCCCCCGGGGCATGGGGGTGGGGGAAGGCCCCCTGAGGGACCTCCGCTTCTCCTGGCAGGACGGGGGGGAGGCCCCAAAGCCCTCCCCCTTGTTCCAGAGGCTGGCGGAGGCCCTCTAA
- the pheS gene encoding phenylalanine--tRNA ligase subunit alpha — translation MEREALAAIESAQDLKALQALKARYLGRKGLLTQEMKALAALPLEERRRRGQELNALKETLERAIEERERALEAKALQEALEKERQDVSLPGVGFFPGGLHPITLMERELVEIFRALGYQAVEGPEVEGEFFNFDALNIPEHHPARDMWDTFWLQGEGLGLLGPLGERVEGRLLLRTHTSPMQVRYMVAHTPPFRIVVPGRVFRFEQTDATHEAVFHQLEGLVVGEGISMAHLKGAIYELAQALYGPHSRVRFQPVYFPFVEPGAQFAIWWPEGGKWLELGGAGMVHPAVFQAVDRYRQALGLPPAYEGVTGFAFGLGVERLAMLRYGIPDIRYFFGGRLKFLEQFRGVL, via the coding sequence CTGGAACGGGAAGCCCTAGCCGCCATAGAAAGCGCCCAGGACCTGAAGGCCCTCCAAGCCCTCAAGGCCCGCTACCTGGGGAGGAAGGGTCTCCTCACCCAGGAGATGAAGGCCCTGGCCGCCTTGCCCCTGGAGGAGCGGCGGAGGCGGGGGCAGGAGCTCAATGCCCTCAAGGAAACCCTGGAGCGGGCCATTGAGGAACGGGAGCGGGCCCTGGAGGCCAAGGCCCTGCAGGAGGCCCTGGAGAAGGAGCGCCAGGACGTGAGCCTTCCCGGGGTGGGGTTCTTCCCTGGGGGCCTCCACCCCATCACCCTGATGGAGCGGGAGCTGGTGGAGATCTTCCGCGCCCTGGGTTACCAGGCGGTGGAGGGCCCCGAGGTGGAGGGGGAGTTCTTCAACTTTGACGCCCTCAACATCCCCGAGCACCACCCGGCCCGGGACATGTGGGACACCTTCTGGCTCCAGGGGGAGGGGCTGGGGCTTCTTGGGCCCCTGGGCGAGCGGGTGGAGGGGCGGCTTCTCCTGCGCACCCACACCTCCCCGATGCAGGTGCGCTACATGGTGGCCCACACGCCGCCTTTCCGCATCGTGGTCCCCGGTCGGGTCTTCCGCTTTGAGCAGACCGACGCCACCCACGAGGCCGTTTTCCACCAGTTGGAGGGGCTGGTGGTGGGGGAGGGAATCAGCATGGCCCACCTCAAGGGGGCCATCTACGAGCTGGCCCAGGCCCTTTACGGCCCCCATTCCCGGGTGCGCTTCCAGCCCGTTTACTTCCCCTTCGTGGAGCCGGGGGCCCAGTTCGCCATCTGGTGGCCCGAGGGGGGGAAGTGGCTGGAGCTGGGCGGGGCGGGGATGGTCCACCCCGCGGTCTTCCAGGCGGTGGACCGGTACCGGCAGGCCCTGGGCCTTCCCCCTGCCTACGAGGGGGTCACGGGCTTCGCTTTCGGCCTGGGGGTGGAGCGGCTGGCCATGCTGCGCTACGGCATCCCCGACATCCGCTACTTCTTCGGCGGACGGCTGAAGTTCCTGGAGCAGTTTAGGGGGGTTTTATGA